One window of the Bos mutus isolate GX-2022 chromosome X, NWIPB_WYAK_1.1, whole genome shotgun sequence genome contains the following:
- the NUP62CL gene encoding nucleoporin-62 C-terminal-like protein isoform X2 yields MLFTPFSDSSICTAATGPSFDAPVTSTGMFGDTSLGFGLSFSGAYGAAAVASTIASTTTTTTVTTTTTTTATSSFTLNLKPLTSIGINNTVPVSITSIPFTPTVNMIIRSYCILFSAIITPVMTYGQLDGLVNKWNLELEDQEKYFLHQATLVNAWDYTLMENGEKITALHGEVEKVKLHQKRLEQELDFILSQQRELEDLFIPLEESLKDHSGSVYPQYIDEHEKTYKFAENVDAQMKQMTQDLKDIIEYLNIFESPADSTDLTCCRGR; encoded by the exons TTGATGCCCCAGTAACTTCCACTGGAATGTTTGGTGATACATCTTTGGGATTTGGATTAAGTTTCTCTGGAGCATATGGAGCAGCTGCTGTTGCATCTA CTATAGCAtcaaccaccactaccaccactgttaccaccaccaccactactacTGCCACTAGTAGCTTTACCTTGAACCTAAAACCACTGACATCAATTGGGATTAATAACACTGTTCCAGTCAGCATTACATCTATACCTTTTACTCCGACTGTTAA TATGATCATCCGATCATACTGTATCCTTTTTAGTGCAATCATAACTCCTGTGATGACATATGGTCAGCTGGACGGTCTGGTAAACAAATGGAACCTTGAGTTAGAGGATCAAGAGAAATACTTTCTTCACCAGGCCACCCTGGTCAATGCTTGGGACTATACATTGATGGAGAATGGTGAGAAG ataactgctttacatggagaagtagaaaaagtgaaactgCATCAGAAAAG GCTGGAACAAGAATTGGATTTTATCCTGTCACAGCAGAGGGAACTGGAAGATCTCTTTATCCCTTTGGAGGAGTCTCTAAAGGACCATAGTGGGTCTGTTTATCCACAGTATATAGATGAGCATGAGAAGAC TTACAAGTTTGCAGAAAATGTAGATGCTCAGATGAAACAAATGACCCAAGATCTCAAGGACATCATTGAGTACCTGAATATATTTGAAAGTCCTGCTGACTCTACTGACCTG